A region of Actinomycetes bacterium DNA encodes the following proteins:
- a CDS encoding GNAT family N-acetyltransferase encodes RVVGFAGFGDGFLRHLWVHRTVQNRGVGTALLKCAMDRCPDGLQLWVFQKNVGARQLYERHGFELAELTNGDRNEEHEPDARYVWTPSQA; translated from the coding sequence TCGCGTCGTGGGCTTCGCCGGCTTCGGCGACGGGTTCCTCAGGCACCTGTGGGTACATCGCACGGTGCAGAACCGTGGGGTAGGCACGGCGCTCCTGAAATGCGCAATGGACCGGTGTCCCGATGGGCTGCAACTGTGGGTGTTCCAGAAGAACGTTGGAGCACGGCAACTCTACGAGCGACACGGTTTCGAGCTTGCCGAACTCACCAACGGAGACAGGAACGAGGAGCACGAGCCCGACGCTCGCTACGTTTGGACGCCAAGCCAGGCCTGA